Within Micromonas commoda chromosome 9, complete sequence, the genomic segment TCGGAGATtcgcgacgcctcggcggtTGAGCGTGCACTCGGATGTGGGtgccgcgaggggcgccagCAGCTCCCAAATCAACTGCAGCAGTCCCAGCTGGCACCTTCAAAACCAAGtggcggtgccgccgcgcgcgaaaATTGCCGCTGACCTAAAAAGCACGTgcgctccgcgcgggggcgctaACAACGACACGCGCGGGGAGATATGGCGCTCCGTCGAGCAGCTCAGCGCTtgcagggcgtcgccgcgtccctaacgcggcgcgagatgggtctcgacgcgacccgcatcgccgtcgcctcgtcgctgCGCGGCGTACCGCACCGCGAGTCCCCCGCTCCGCGTGCGCATCAGCGTCGCGGGATGTCGCACCGCCCGGAGGACACCGTGTACGGGGGCCCTCGCCCCTCCGAGCCGCGCATGACGCTCAAGCGTCTCCGCGCCAAgtacgacgcgggcgagcgcatctccgtcgtcaccgcgtaCGATTACCCGAGCGCGGTACACGTCGACATGGCGGGCATCGatgtcgcgctcgtcggggactccgccgcgatggtcgTCCACGGCCACGACACAACCTTACCCATAACCCTCGACGAGATGCTCAGCCACTGCAAGGCGgtgtcgcgcggcgcgacccgcccgTTGCTCGTGGGCGACCTGCCGTTCGGGTCGTACGAGCAGTCGTCCGCGCaggccatcgacgcggcgacgcggatgctGAAGGAGGGGGGCATGGACGCGGTCAAGCTGGAAGGGGGTtccccgtcgcgggtgcAAACCGCAAAGGCGCTCGTGGACTCGGGCATCGCGGTGATGGGCCACGTGGGACTCACCCCGCAGTCCATCTcggtcctcggcgggttcAGGCCCCAGGGACGGAGCttcgagacggcggcgcaggtgGTGGAACGGGCGATGGAGCTCGAGCGAGCGGGATGCTTCGCCATCGTCATCGAGTGCGTGCCGaggacggtggcggcggcggtgacagccgcggtgagcgtccCCACCatcggcatcggcgccggggacgccaCGAGCGGGCAGGTGCTGGTGTACCACGACCTGTTGGGTTTCATGCAGCACCCGCACCACGCCAAGGTGACGCCGAAGTTTTGCAAGCAGTAC encodes:
- the PANB gene encoding predicted protein (3-methyl-2-oxobutanoate hydroxymethyltransferase) gives rise to the protein MALRRAAQRLQGVAASLTRREMGLDATRIAVASSLRGVPHRESPAPRAHQRRGMSHRPEDTVYGGPRPSEPRMTLKRLRAKYDAGERISVVTAYDYPSAVHVDMAGIDVALVGDSAAMVVHGHDTTLPITLDEMLSHCKAVSRGATRPLLVGDLPFGSYEQSSAQAIDAATRMLKEGGMDAVKLEGGSPSRVQTAKALVDSGIAVMGHVGLTPQSISVLGGFRPQGRSFETAAQVVERAMELERAGCFAIVIECVPRTVAAAVTAAVSVPTIGIGAGDATSGQVLVYHDLLGFMQHPHHAKVTPKFCKQYANVGEVITGALERFKTEVEGGEFPGMSYSPYRVSDEDSNRLVRLLEQKGLDAAAEAVLDLRYREDGGK